The nucleotide window aaaatatatatacttcttTAATGGTTGACAAAAAACAAGGATAAGGATAAGTAAAAAAGATACCTGGTACAGGTGAAGTCCTATAAATTAGCCGGTGTCTGCCCGTCTGTTACCAGCTTTTTTCAGGATTGGATCattagttttttctgatttttgatGTAAAATAGCAATAATGTCCCAAAATATGGTTTTTAGGACATTTCTCAGCATGGGATCATTAGTTTATTCTGAATTTTGGCACATTGACAGGTAACAATTGACCCTCAAATGTAACtaagtctgtttttttttaaaaaaaattattcagccCAATAATGGCAGATACTTAAGCAAAGTTAGTAAAAAAGggttaaaaatattgatttcCAAACTTTTCTGAAGATTGAATTAtctgattttttttgatattgtacACAATGAATGTGACATAGTAAAAGTTGTAACTTTTTTTGCCCAAATAATAGCGGTTTTGTGGGCAAAATAAGTCAGAATGGTTCAAAAATGGATTTTAGAACTTAGAATTGcgatttatgttgtattaatttaaaactttttggtATTACTCTGACACTTTTCATTATTTAATCTGTCTTTTTTTGATAAATGGATTGTTAATTAATAAATCCAGGTACAGTAGGTCCATTAaagttttgctttttatttatcgccataaaaaatgtgaaaccACATAATTTGCTGTAATAATTTGCCAAATATATTGATTTTAGTAAATGAAAAAGACAGATTTTCCATTGTAACGTACGATACAAATGTTTATATTGATTTTGGCTTGCGAGTTATGACTGCAGATAATAAAAAAGATGCAttgcataaaataaaaaatatccaaAGTGGTTCATGTACCAATTTATGTGGTGGATTATTAAAAGGATTGTGTCAAATCATTGATCGACCATCTGATCAAAAAAACGAAGTTGCATCAGTGTTACTGTTTACAGATGGTCTGGCAAATTCAGGtaacaatttttataataaCAGATATTGCATGCTTATTTGTTGGTTTATAAGTATAAGTAATTACGTTAGACTGATGTTTATTTGTTAATAtgaattttatgattttatctACTAGTGAACtacttttaatataaaaaaattttcgtaaataattttaatttgttctAGGTATAACAAGTCCAGCAGGAATAGTTGCTGCCATGAAGGATCCAAAAAGATATGATGGTCCGTCAAGTGGTgcagaaacaagaatacaacaACAGCAAATGCAACAAGCTCCACATCAGTCATGGTTAAACAATATTAAGCATAAAAGGAATGCCACAATTAGTGTgagttaattttttgtttttgttggcgTAATGGTTGCCTACTCACACATGTGTTGTAAACTACGTTGCTTTTCTAATTAGAACCAAACTCAAGCTGAAGTTACCGCACTTCCAACTACTTCAACATCATTAAAAGAAGCACAGGCATCTGTTTATACCTTCGGGTTTGGATCTGATCACGACCCAGAAATGTTAAAAGAAATATCAGATGCTGGTAATGGAATGTATTATTTCATTGAAGATATTGATCAGGTACTGGCTTATTGTGACTTTAATAATATTAACATTGAAAATACTAAAAACTTTCATAAAAGTTGTATAATAGCATGAAGACTTAATTAACTTTGATTTAGACCTTAAAACGTTTTAAATCATTTTAGGTAAGTCTTGCTTTAACTTCACAAAACGTTACTTGTGGAGCAGCCGAGAAATAATGTTGTAAATGGTTACTACTTAACACTgaagatatgttttttttttctttctaaatcTACAACAATTTTTTAGATAGCTGAGTGTTTCGGTCATTGTTTGGGTGGATTATTAAGTACAGTGGCACAGGGGATCCAGCTAGAAATTGTCACTGAAGATGGTGTAACAGTAAAAGATGTGCATACAAGTCGACCATTTGAAAACACTGTTAATAAAAGGTTTGTGCTCCCCTCCAACGAATTCTGATAATAATCCCGGGAGAAACAAAAATGAGAAATTTATAAATACTAGGATATGACCAATATTATGCATAAACCCGTCCACGTTTTAATTTATACGTaaaattgatgttttttttaatattacagtCTCTTTTCATATTTGAGgatcgaaataattttttatatagtgCTTGTTCTTTACTTTAAACTTCAGAGATTCTACGTATACGGTTTTAGTGTGAAAATCAATATGGGGGATTTACAATCAGAAGAAAATCGTGACATTGTTTTAGAGTTGACAATTGAAAGTGTTCATGCTCCCTACGATACCACCCCACAAGCACTGCTTATGTCACGAGTTGATTATTTTAATGTGATAACAAATGAACTTGAATCAGATGTTGAAAGATTAACTGTTTTACGGCCTGGTAAtgtatcataattttttttctaattttaaattgtctttttattttcttctttaatttgtttatttttgcgaCCTTTAGACATACAAAATATGTAGCATGAATAAGGAAGAAGTAATGTTTTTGAATTTCCCCCTAATTTGCCAACTTAATCTCCTCAATTTTCAAAAGTTACGAATTTGCCTTTCTTAACCCTGCTACCTATTTGTAGATCGATTGCTGTCTTCTTTTGTCTAAAACCGTAAActttgtaaaatttaattaatatatataatataaaataatacttataattaaaacaacaatttaaattgttttaacgAAGCTTGATTTTGTTTCATGTAGTGAAGACGAATGTACACGACAAAACTTCCTCCAATGTTGTTGTCAACAAAGAAAGATCACGTGTTAAAATGACAAAAGCGATTGATTTATCTCGCCAAGCAGCTGACATAGGTAAGTCAGTGTTATTAAAATAATGTCAGAGGAGCGAACCTACGCTTCTCCTCTAACTTCCTCTCTCGCTACCCTTACAACACCGCTATTATTgttcttttttcaaaacacgAGCTGAATCTTATTTTTAGGTGATTTAATAACCTCCCGTCATATTATTGACAATGAAATTGAAGACCTAAAGATGAATCGATTGGCGATGAACAAAGATGATGAGATGTATATAAGTTCAGCTGCTGGGTATGATAATATGGTAGAGGACTTAAATAGATGCTACACCAATTTATCAGATGAGACGACGTAtcttcaaaaaggcaaaaagacGCATTTGAATATGTAAGTATATAACTTAAAGGGATGttttaacaggtctaaaattactaatgagagaaaatgtcaaaatttgctattgctttaatatcataatttatgcaacataataaaatccgaaattctttaaatgtgaatatcttgagaacgaaaggagctttttaaataaattagaaaGGATTTAAAAACTTAAGTCTTTtacctaaataattttttattatatgaaaACCAGAAAATTTGGCGTCAACACGAGGTGTCcaattttcatttcattttcagTTCTTCCATTTTAAGCCTTcttcatttattttacattaCAAATATTTGCGATGCATATAACACATGTCACAAAATTATAACAATTGGTTCTGCTTAAAATCTACTTTGAAAGATGTATTtcctcatgttttttttttgtatttttcacgATTACCAGTAAAATTTCAACCTTGTCatagttcttattttttaaccatttgAAGCCTTGTTGTTCTTATAAGACTCTTATATAAAATGTTTGTATTAATGTAATACACAAATTGCGTACTTGGACGTAACTTGATGTAAATATTGCAGGTTATGGATTCCAGTGCTTGCTTTTTTAGTTCGTTTCTTTTTTTCATCTAGGGCGCAACAGCACAGCGCTCAAAGATGTTCCCATATTGATTCGATTTCTTACGCCACGTCAAAAAAGTGCAGAGTAAAGGATGACTCCTCATGTTTTCGCCCATGAAATCTATGATGAAAGCTTAGATGAATGAATGCTATGATGAAAGCTAGATGAAAGCAGATGCTGTTTGAAATGATAAAATACTTGTGCGTTTTAAGCGATCTTGCTGTTAACTTTCTATACGtgtattgtttgtttacttgttttttgTACTAATATCGGTGCAATAAAtaatcgttagcccgtggaaaaatccacgggtatgcccgtcctttttataccgcatcgcGTGCGTCTCACTAATTTcgaagctaagctaccattttgcgtgacagacagaaagatagacgtatacgggtattataacatagactagccgttaacccgtggaagaatccacggagtcgcccgtcctttatatatcgcatttcgtgtttcctgAACAGGACGCGGTTTTCGCGCGGcaagacagacaaaatacggctattattaaagagactagtcgttcgCCCGTGGGACAATCCACGGGAATTCGCCGTCGTGATTATTTCGCGAACCTGTTATAAAATTATGCTTTTTTATCAGAGATTAGTCTACCCGTTAAAAATACCACTGTAATTCTTATAAAGCTGCGGCTTTAAAAGTTTTCCGCTTTAGCGGTATTCCACTCTGCATATGTTTTTCCTTCAAATATGTTATTCTACAAAATACATTAGTGAGTAGAAGaaaagtgtttgtttgtttgaaagGTCGAAGTTTAGTGAATggaaattttgaaacaaaatagtTACACATTGAGGGCCTAATATTATAAACcacgaattttattttttatgataagATCTTTTTTGATCATATTGTGTATTTCCATATTGACTGTATCTATGTAGTGtagataaattataaataataaaatgcacATAATTACACTAAGAAAAATAGAATTACAGTCGACTTCCGGTTATTCAAACCTGCACTTATTCAAAATTCTCGGTTATTAGAAGTGATTTTCAGTCCACTTGAATTTTCTAACTTGTTTTAGTGTAAATCTCTCTCAGTTATTCaaacttcagttattcgaaaATTCGTTTATTCGAAGTTGCCTGTGACTTTCACAAAACAACTATTCCATGGATCTGATCTTAGGAAGTAAAATATagtctttgtatattttccacTTTGTCCCTTTGGTAAGTGACCCAGTACGTTATTCTCCTTGTTGTCAAGGACAGTCACAGCATATTTGTCGACTTCATTCATAGGCTCCATTCGTATTTTAAGAACTTGTCCAATAACAGGTTGCCACTTGCTTCGGTACACATGAAACCCCATAACTGTTGAAGTTGTTTCCAAGTTCCTTAGAATTGTTTTCTAATTCGCTGCGCTCAATCGTGTGCTATCGGTAGTCATAATTCAATATAATACATCTATATCTCCTACAACCACTAATTTACAATCGAAACGTTTCCGAAATCGTGGCTAAGCTGGATGCGAAAAACCCCGTTCTATGGGGAAACGTATCCTTAGACCCGAGTGCTACAGCCACTAACCCTCCAAGGTTAAAggtatcattaaaaaaatacactgttattaacaacaacataaaccatttaaaataaaactgcttATCTTATAGGTAATCAAACAGTTTTAACGTACGGTTCAAGAACTAATTGACATGTGAGCGCTTCCATGCCTTGTACGCCCTTCAAACACTTAAAAAACTACGTGACCGGCCTTGGCAATACATacgaaattaaatttaataattatCTCTATCGGATCTTCATTGTTTACTATCAATGACATAAGATCCATAATGATTTTGTTACTTCTCCTCGACTGCTGTAGAAAATTTCATTGAATACTTTTGATGCAATGAACTATTTTGACCGATGAAGAAATAGTTGAATCCATTGTTAATGATACTGATGGCAACAGCGTAGAGGAGGAAGACGGAAATGATGAAGAAATGGAAGTAAACGATGTGCCTCCACAAAAACCAACATTATCGGAGGTTGAGGATGCCCTGGAGTTGATCGCTTTTTTACCGAAGGCAGAAAGCAAACTTTTATTGAAAACTATTTCACAAACACTTCATAAGAATATAGATATGAAGAATGGTTATTGTCGATATTTGTTTTAAGTAAACattatatttgtatattttaacgTTTAAAACACTCGTTGCGTTTAAAACTGTGGAGTAGAAACTTGATATAACtacttttttattcaaatcCCTCCAAAAAATCCGTCTGAGTGAAAATTGTACCAAAAAGGAAATTTTCAGTTATTCAAGTAAATTCCCATCCCTCGTTGAGCTTCGAAtgaccgggagtctactgtattcATATTTCATTACCCCAGATTTATTCGAAGATTTCCACACGATGGTTAAATCGCAAATCGTTACATGCTAAATTTCACCatttaaaaatatgcatttgTACCTCGAATACCTTTTGGTTTGAAACTCCAAAAGTTATTGAAAAGTCAGGTGTGGggttatgaaagtttttttgcactggttattattttttttattattctcatTTACGAATATTTACAGagcataataataacaaaataacaTAACCACTTTTCATCGTAAGAACCCGAATAAAAAGTTTGCCGTTATTTCTAAGAAGCAAAAAACCTGAAAAGCTGGGATGTTTTTCGTGCGATTCATAGTAAATGCTGCAAATATACAGTGGACTCTCCATAACTCCCACACTCACGGGGAATCATAAATCGTTCAAGTTATGGAGCGGTTCGAGTACTGGAGAGTTTGGAATTTTTCCTACGTTTATCCTTTATACATAAGCTCTTTGAAAGAAAACGATGAATTCGAGTAATTATCTACCTTATGGGGAAGAAGTAAGTCGTAAACAGTTTATTTCTGTTGACTAAATCTATTCTGtaatgaaaaaaatgacttcgttCGAATAATCTAAGGGGCCGAACACACGTAGAAAATATTCGAATCTCAGAAAAAAACTCTGAAACTCTTCAATTTTCAGATTGTTCGACTTATGAAGAGCGAAAATAGCCTTTCAAAATATTGTTCGACCTAAGGAGATTTTCAAGTTATTAAGGGGATTCGAGTAGTAGAAAGTTGATTATGAGAGTTCATTAGAAAATTTTCACGGTGCCTACGAATTCGTTCGGGTTAAAGGAGCAGTTCGAGTTAAAAggtttcgagttatggagagtcCAATGTATGAAACTTTCTTACTCGCGTTTTTTTATATAGCACTTTTGCTCGCGTTTCTTGTAACGACTTTCATATGAGATCATGCTTTCTCTTAATAAagcaagattatttttttaaatattcagtcCAGGTTTTTCTTCACGAAAGTTTAAAAGTATCGTTTCAAACTCGGGACTGGACTTTACAGATAAACACACTGTAGGTGTGATGGAGGGTGTTTCCTCAATGATTGCTTTTTTATCTTCGAGTTCTACCCGTTTGTGTAAAATTGGAAGTGATCTTTTTCGGTAGTCGTACCTTAGTTTTCGAGAGTTTTCAGGTACCGCAAAACTGTTTCGCCACATCCTTTCTTTCAAGCTGTTTGATCCAGAATAATTATTTTCGAGATTTATATTATTTGGAGTAACGTAATATTTGTCTAGCGAGAGTTTTCGTGTCGACTTCACTGAGTTAGTATAAGTATTTCCTTTCACCGCAGCTGTAGATTTATCTTCCTTTACTTTGTCAATGTTTTCGATCGATAAACTATTTTTACGAAAAGCAGCGTCCTTTTTTGGTTGTCCATGGCGGAATTCTAAGGAATTAACGTTTCTGCTGTATCGCGAGTACGAGAGATGATTCGTGCTGTCTTTCGCCAAACTTGGTAACTTCGTTCGCAATTTACTTGAAATGTAACTATTTGCAACCTCGTTACTTGTTGTGAAAAACTGTGAGGCCGGTAACGAAACTTTACGACTTCTATTCTCACGTTCTACTTGAATTTCTGTAAACGTTTTTGAGCGTTGCGATTCCATTATATGATTAAGGATCTTTTAAAAACTGCGATCAATTTTCACTAACCCAGAATGTCGTAcgtaataatttgtttttaac belongs to Hydractinia symbiolongicarpus strain clone_291-10 chromosome 1, HSymV2.1, whole genome shotgun sequence and includes:
- the LOC130641602 gene encoding uncharacterized protein LOC130641602, which codes for MASAHNHNAAGIRTFCDNAENSSNKVNISCLPEYKDYTYNEKQDIWALVSLKAPFQEEKENEEKRAPIDIIAVIDKSGSMAGAKLDLVKRTLEFVLTQLNEKDRFSIVTYDTNVYIDFGLRVMTADNKKDALHKIKNIQSGSCTNLCGGLLKGLCQIIDRPSDQKNEVASVLLFTDGLANSGITSPAGIVAAMKDPKRYDGPSSGAETRIQQQQMQQAPHQSWLNNIKHKRNATISNQTQAEVTALPTTSTSLKEAQASVYTFGFGSDHDPEMLKEISDAGNGMYYFIEDIDQIAECFGHCLGGLLSTVAQGIQLEIVTEDGVTVKDVHTSRPFENTVNKSVKINMGDLQSEENRDIVLELTIESVHAPYDTTPQALLMSRVDYFNVITNELESDVERLTVLRPVKTNVHDKTSSNVVVNKERSRVKMTKAIDLSRQAADIGDLITSRHIIDNEIEDLKMNRLAMNKDDEMYISSAAGYDNMVEDLNRCYTNLSDETTYLQKGKKTHLNMAQQHSAQRCSHIDSISYATSKKCRVKDDSSCFRP